The genomic DNA AAATTTTTATACGTATTACGGAAAAGATAAATACACCTTATTGTCGAGTTTGCCGATGGATGAAATACTTTGTTCATCCTTCCATGTGTTCCATTTATCTTCAAAGTCTGTTATCtaaaatttattgcataagaatAATGAGAATAACTATCACCCCATTTATATCTAACGtaaaagcataaaataaatgattaaGTATAACTTACTTTTATGTCGAAGCAAGTTTCAACATTCTTTCATCTCAACTCCTTACATAATTGAAAGATTTAGCCGTGTTCTAGTTTGGTTGTATATTAAAgcaaaataaaattatatttagTTATTATCTATCTATGATATAAACAATACAATATAAGCTTGGTATGTCGTGTAACGAAAATGGGAATCAACGTGTGAGCAATTTTTTCAATGTACTTAATAAATACCTGCGGGTGCGATAAAAGAATTTGTTTGTAGACTATATTTTTTGTGCTTTCACTATCTTCTCCTTTCAATTTTCCTTCCCTGGTTAAAACTCTTGTTGTAATCTGTGAAACACCCCTGGATAAAGCCACATATAACTGTCCATGACTAAAACCATGTCGTGGAAGATATATTCCAACATTTGGAATGGTTTGTCCTTGTGATTTATTTATTGTAATTGCAAAACTTAGCCACACAGGAAACTGCTTtctactaaggacaaaaggcAGTCCATCACTTGCagatgtttttattttaattctagGCAAAAAAAGCACGTTTTCCTGCGTTGCTTCCTGTCAAGATTTCCACATACAACGTATTCATAAATAAACTACGACATAATAATCGGGTCCCATTACACAATTTATATCTAGGTACTGCTACATCCAATTCATTGAGATTAATTTTCATATATCATAAATGTAAAGTTCTGTATAATGTAATCCATTATAATTCATTATTTGTATAAATATTTTAGGCTAAATAAATCAAATGACTTTAGTAATAAAAATGTTTAATTTATTGAAATGTAAAAAATCTTTACACCGTTAATGCATATCAATTAACTTTCCCTTCCCtctttggggataaataaagttcgatgacgacTCTATTGTACCTTCGAGCGTACGATGTGTTTGGTGCGTACACCATTTTGTCAGTTATCTTCATCGCCACCATAGATTAGCCCTCTCATATTCGTGTAATATACCTACTAGAGCATGTGAGTCTCGCTCCTCTTGTAGGGAGAACACACCTTATACTTTTTTGGACAATACATTTAGTTTTAAAGACACTAGACATACTTACTTAACATCTTAAGACACTAATGATTTGTAGATTAACACATAACACATTATATCTCATGTATTTGCTAATCAAAACTCAACGGTAGAaaactcataatatggatcaaAGATTTCTTTATTCCAAAGGCTCATCAACCCAAATATGTAAGAAAACTATAAATGTAAGAAACAAAATCAAATTACTTAAATTCAACAAAAACTCATTTCAACATTAGGAAGGAAGCTCACCATATGGTAAACTCCAAAGGCCATTGTTTGGTTGATATGGAGCAACAAAACAAGGTTAGGTCATCTATCCATATAAAACTGTtaattgagagagagagagagagagagagagagagagagagagagagagagagagagagagagagagagagagagagagagagagagagagagagagagagagagagagagagagagagagggaggaGGAGGGAGGAGGGAGAGGGAGAGAGaggaggagagagagagagagagagagagagagagagagagagagagagagagagatttgaaCTTAAAAATGAAGGAAACACAAAATGAAATCCTTTGAATTGACAAAAAAGAACTAGAATATGTTTAATTAAAGACATATACCTATGGTTCTTTTTCTAACATCCAAGGATATATAACTAAGAATGTTGTATGTGTAATGTAATTTTCTTGTAGTTCAAGTTAGTTAATTGAGTTACTTGAATGACAAGTAACTAAACCTctgttgtttattttgagaagTTAGTTGTTAATTCCTCTTATATAAATACATAGTACTTATATAGATTAAATGAATAAAATTGGCTTCTTTTTTTTATCATTGTCTCGCATTTTTTCTCAATCCTTTCTTCAATCTGTTACAAGTGTTCTATCGTTGACCAATAATTATCATATCAAGGAATTTTAAAGTTTACTATTCATACACTTTTATACATGTTCAATAGTCATAATATATATAATTCCATTGTATTAAAAGAGTGCGAGTAAGAAGTTATTTTACAAACTTTGAATTCATTCATTGACAATTATTTTTATTTCACCAAGGACTACATGTGAGTGAGTTTCATTTCACTTTTCTGTAATCCTGActttaacaacaacaaaaaaaaaaaaaaagcataTCCCATTAAATGGGTCGGAAAATCCCAAGTTcatcaaaacaaaatcattttcTTGAAACCACATGTAATATATATGCCTAAGATTTAACGAGAAAATTCTTGAACCATTCAGCAGAAAGTTTTGGGTGTCTTTTCTGACCGTCTTTAAAATCAACGAAGACGAGTCCAAATCTCAAGCTCAAGCCAGAATCCCATTCAAAGTTATCCAACAATGACCATGCAAAATATCCCTTTACATTCACACCATGCCTGTCATACACAAAGGTCAATAAAACTAAAGAGTTAGTCACAATAACTAGAGGCTTAAAGATTCTTATAATAAAATATAACTTACCTAATTGCAGTTTCAATATAGTAAAGATGACGATAGTAGTAATCAATCCTATAAGTATCTAAGAGAGATTCTTCAAGAGATAATGTTGGATCGTTGAACTCATCACGACCTATCAATTTATTTTGTCAAACTTTCATTAACTTTAATAATATCATAATATTATGCATACAATATATCTTATAAAATAAGAAGTATTACCATTTTCAGTAATGTAAATTACAGGGTCCTCGTACGTTTTCTTGGTGTAAAGCAAAAGATTATGAAGTCCTTTTGGATAAATACATAACCAACTCGAAGCAGACTGCATAAAATTACAAAGTTATCTTTACATGTTAGAAACAATCTTTTTGAATACAAAACTTACAAATGAAAAGCATTGATATATAAGTTATCTTCCAATGAAATGATGAAATACATACCATTGGACCGAGAGGCTTGCCATTATGTTCAACTGTCATTAAAAAAAATTAGAGTATGCAAAGTTACATTTATTTTAAGCTTATTTGGAAATTGATTGATATACTTACATGTAGCATTAACAAGAGAATCAGTTTGTATGGCCGGTTGGACGACATTGGGATGGTGAGATGCATGAGCAGCATAGTAGGATGAGTAATAGTTTAGGCCTAGAAAATCAAAAGACCCCTTAAGTTCCCTTGACTCTTCTTTTGAGAACTTTGGTAATCTCTTTCCCACCAAAGTTCGCATGCTTTTTGGATATTCGCCTCTTGTAAGCGGATTCATATACCTATAGCAAAATGCAGATGCAACGAAAATCATAAAATACTCTCTCTAATTTCCTTTTACTTCACAGATTACAGCAAATCATATATGTATACATAACTATATTTCTTTTAAATACAAAACATGAAGTGAATCGAAATTAAATAATAATTGATTCAATATTTACCATCCAAACATGAAGTCGAGAGCTCGTTTTGAAGCATCAACGTCGGCCGTCGCTGTAGTGGCCGGCTCATACCAGTGTGAGACTAAGGTAATCCCTATTATGCCTCGTTGAGATGACTGCATTTTGGTTATTTTGTTAGAAACATTTCCAATAAGTTCATACTTAAAAAAACATGATCTAGAACCAGAGTAATAATAAGTAATTTTCTTTAAACAATAGAAGACCTTATATTTGATCCGGTACAAATTTGCAGCAGCAGAATGAGCAAGAAGCTGGTTGTGTGCAGCCAAATATGGTTCTGTCCCTGAATCACCTCCTGTGCAATTCCGATTTAACCAATATGAACATCGACCCGGTGCCAACGTTCCGAATGCATAAGCATTCATGCTCACAGTCCATGGTTCATTTATAGTAATCCAATGTTTCACTCTATCACCAAATTCCTTGAAGCAAAGTTCAGCATAGTCTCTAAAATCATCTCTGCAAGATTGCGAATTACATATGTTAATCAATAATCtataatcataaaaaataattcTAAACATGAAATTGGTGTCACTCACACAATGCGATGGCTTAAAAGACCGTGATACTCATCCTCTAAAGCTTGGGGAACGTCCCAATGAAAAAGTGTCACATATGGTTGCAAACCTGCATTATTCTCAATGATTAACAACTACATGGACATGAAATAAACATTGATGAATCCTTACCCTTAGCCAATAATCCGTTGATGAGATTGTTGTAGTACTTTATTCCTTCAGGATTTACACCTCCGCTAAGCTTTCCCTCTACAAATAATTAACACAAAATTTTGAATAGTTATTATAAATCAGCAATCTACGAAGAGAAAtattaacaaaaaaaaatgaCATACTTGGTAGAACTCTAGACCAAGAAATGGAGAATCTATAAGCATCCATATTCAAATCCTTTATGAGTTCAATATCTTCTTTGTACTTATGATACGAGTCAACCGCTACATCACCATTACTTCTATCTTTTATTTTTTCTGCAACCGTTTCATTAATAACTATGAGCAATCTATATACAACTGGAAATTCAATTCGGtttataaataaaacaaaaattacATTATTAACacataatatttttttatttgttgACAGAATAAAATAGATGATATACTCATATattttcaaacatgaaaaaagAAAACAACCTGGATATTTATGAGTGAAGTTATCCCAAATGCTTGGTCCTTTTCCACCCTCAAATGCTGCACCTTCATActacaaaaaaaaatcaaaataacaTAAAGTTAATAAGTTAATAATTACTCTTCTACAATATGAACACTACATAGATAATAATATCAGTAATTGAAAGCAATAATAAAAGATGGAGTTGGTGCCTGATATGCAGAAGAGGCTGTTCCAAAAACAAAGCCTTTGGGAAAACTGCTCCGGTTGAAATCACCAAGAGGGTTAAAACCATTCATAGGAGTAACAATGGTGATGGTTAAAAGAGAGAGTAACAGAAACACGTTGATATGAAATACTGccatttttattcttattattttCTTGACTATGCTTTGCCTTTATAGTATACGAGGCACAATATTTCATTGCCTTTATAGTAATGGAGTTTGATTACTTTACGTTGAATAGTGGATATAGATGACACGTCCACCTTCTTTCATGGATCAAATCTAtccatttttaatttattaattaacCTAAAAGTGTAATGTTTTATACGTAAGTTTATTAGTATGGATGAATTTTAAATCAATAATTGCATATAATCTAATTTAGATATTGAATAATTATTAACATAATCTAAGTATATGATGGAGTGATATAAATAGATGGAGTGATATAATCTAAAAGTCATTAacataattattatttttatatagATGGAGTGATATAATCTAAAAGAAATTCACATATACACACTCATAACTATGAAATTTTGAGTTTGTTGATCCATGATATTCGGCCTCATAGTAATACGCATTTTAAATATGCTTTTTTATATCATCCTTAATAAATATATATTCCCATTTTTATAAAACAATTACGTCAAATTTTTCTAACTAAACGTTCATGATGATGAACATATTGAAAACATGTTTATTAGCCATGAACATTCAGAGCTCAACTATATTGAGTTGTACTACCTCCGTTTTTATTATATGTCGCTTTGAgaaaatattttgtaccacaatataagtcgttttataatatcaatgagtcattaatgttattttttctactatacccttaaatatttattattctctcttctttcaATTATATCGATTTATCTTTTCaatatcattaatgaaggacaactttgtaaaatccttaataatttctcttttttataccataattattacatttcttaatacgtgtgaaaagtcaaaaacgacttataataaaaaacggagggagtataTTTTACTCCATCAATCTCAACAATCACAAATTTGTGATCAATCTCAAATGTTTAAACGAGATGAATTACAATTTCAATGGCATATGCTGATATTGTcgatgatgatgaagaagaagaaagtgAGACACATCACTACTACAAACAATATGTTTCATGATTAAGTTTTCACCTCATCCATTGGCCAtccattgatcgagttcacaCACAACCCAATAATTTTTACAAGACTCGTCCAATTATTGGCCGAGTCAATACTAGATAAATACATCATTCACGAACTCGTTCATCCATTGGGCGAGGAGATATTAAAAAATAGGGTATATTGGGAATAAAATCTTAAAAAAGGgataaattaataaaaaaagtCCTAAAAGTATAGTTCCCCATTCAAAATTTGAGATGCTTTGCTCTTTCTTTTTGGTTTGTTGGTTTGAATTATGGCTTTTGACTACTTACTTTGATGATTTGTCTCATGAATTATGGTTCCAACTCAAGATAAAATTCAAAATGTCCACACCTACCGACTGTGTAAATTAGGAAAAATACAGGACCACTTCACTGAGCATGCATTCTGCCTTTTTTTTTTCCATAGTAAATGTTGAAACCAAATGGGGCTAATAAAGGCATAGAAAACACGTGATTCTATTTCcatgagagagagagagcaaCTTAATACTATCCATCTATTCAAATAACAAAATCTAGGTAGATATTCCAGCAGCAGCTCAATTATTGGTCAGAAGACGTCAAGATAAGCTACTAATAATATATTTCGATGTTAAAGAAAAACCAATAACTTTTTTTCTATTTGATACTATTTTTTAGTATCATTAGTAACATTTTAAATATGTTATCTACTTATTGATTTTGTAACATTCTTCATACCATTGATAAGATTAACTTTTTTTCTATTTGATACTATTTGTAAACTTTTATGGTTTGAAATATTTAATAGTTCAGTTAAAATGTTGTTTCATATAATAAACGAGAACAGTTGGATATATTTATTGAGTAGTACTACTAGCATCAATTGATATCAGATCATCCATATAGACCTCTATGTTCCATCCAATATGGTAAGATAACATGACGTCCATAAGTCGATGGTAGGTGTTAGGATTCAAACTCATGAGCAGATGTCACTTTTCACCACAGTTGGTACCTATAACCGTTGTGAAATGTATTTTAGTAAATACCAAAAAAAGAAAACTATAATACAAAAATTATTACCACGGTTAACAGGAAGACCTTTGtaaaatgagtgttatgaaagGTCTATTTTATAGTAGTGTGTGAATTAGGATCATTTGAAAGGGTTTACCACATCTTCATCATCTCAAGGATTTCCAAGACTTTCATCTTTACAAGTTCACCTCGATTTACTTTCTCCCTTAAGAAGTGAAATCTATCTTCAATGTGCTTACTCTTTCCATGCAGTGAAATCTATCTTCGATGTGCTTACTCTTTCCATGCAAAACTGGATTCTTCACAAGATTTATGGTTAACTTGTTGTCGATCTACAACACCGGAGGTTTCTTCACTTCCACCTCAATCTCTTATAGCACCGATTTGATCCAGATTGCTTGACACACAACATAGGATCTTGTTATATATTTATCCTCACACGACGATAATGCAACCACAAGTTGTTTTCTCGAGCTCCATGAGATCGGGGCACCAAATACTTGATAGAAATAACCACTTATGTTTCTTTgatcttccttatctccacaccaatcaacatCTGAATAGCAAGTAACCATAACTTTTTTGCTTTCAGAGTCTCATCGAAATAGAATTCCAAAGTTTATCGATCCTTTTAAGTATTTTAGGATTCTTCTTGCAACGTTCATGTGTGACACATTTGGTTCACTCATGTGTCTGCTCACTAATTTGACTGAGAAATCTATATTAGACTGACTATTGCACACGTATATCATAGATCCgacaatttgtttgaacaaagaTGTATCGACTATGTCTTCCTCTCCATGcttctccaacttcaaatttgCCTCGACAGACAAAGATGTAGGAGTCGAATCATACATCCTGAATCTCTTGAGTATCCctttgacatactttctttgatgtagAACCATACCTTACTTCGACATAT from Lathyrus oleraceus cultivar Zhongwan6 unplaced genomic scaffold, CAAS_Psat_ZW6_1.0 chrUn0076, whole genome shotgun sequence includes the following:
- the LOC127112322 gene encoding cyanogenic beta-glucosidase, encoding MAVFHINVFLLLSLLTITIVTPMNGFNPLGDFNRSSFPKGFVFGTASSAYQYEGAAFEGGKGPSIWDNFTHKYPEKIKDRSNGDVAVDSYHKYKEDIELIKDLNMDAYRFSISWSRVLPKGKLSGGVNPEGIKYYNNLINGLLAKGLQPYVTLFHWDVPQALEDEYHGLLSHRIVDDFRDYAELCFKEFGDRVKHWITINEPWTVSMNAYAFGTLAPGRCSYWLNRNCTGGDSGTEPYLAAHNQLLAHSAAANLYRIKYKSSQRGIIGITLVSHWYEPATTATADVDASKRALDFMFGWYMNPLTRGEYPKSMRTLVGKRLPKFSKEESRELKGSFDFLGLNYYSSYYAAHASHHPNVVQPAIQTDSLVNATFEHNGKPLGPMSASSWLCIYPKGLHNLLLYTKKTYEDPVIYITENGRDEFNDPTLSLEESLLDTYRIDYYYRHLYYIETAIRHGVNVKGYFAWSLLDNFEWDSGLSLRFGLVFVDFKDGQKRHPKLSAEWFKNFLVKS